Sequence from the Corallococcus soli genome:
GGGGCTGCCCGGGACGCGGCGCTGCGCGGTTTGAAGGTGGCGCTGGTGGAGCGCGAGGACTTCGCCAGTGGGACGTCCAGCCGCTCGTCGCGCCTCATCCATGGCGGCCTTCGCTACCTGGAGCACGGGCACCTGGGGCTCGTCTTCGAGTCCAGCATCGAGCGGCGGCGCCTGCTGCAACTGGCGCCCCACCTGGTGCGCCCGTTGGCCTTCGTGTGGCCCGTCTATGCCGGGGCGCGGGTGCCGCGCTGGAAGCTCAACGCGGGCCTCATGCTGTACGACGCCCTGTCGCTGTTCCGGAACGTGAAGGCGTATCAGCGGCTGTCGCTCAAGCAGGTGCTGGAGGCGGAGCCGGGCATCCGCTCCGAGGGGCTCAAGGGCGGCGCGCGCTACTACGACGCGGCCACCGACGATGCGCGCCTGACGCTCGCCAACGCGCTGGGCGCGAGCGATGCGGGCGCGGTGGTGCTCAACCATGCCTCCGTGAAGCGGCTGGTGATGGAGGAGGGCAAGGCCACGGGCGCGGTGGTGGTGGATCACCTCACCGGCGCCGAGCACACGGTGCGGGCTCGCGCCATCGTCAACGCCACCGGGCCCTGGAGTGATGAGATCCGCCAGCTCGATTCGGGCACGACCCGCTCCGGGCCCGCGGTGCGCGGCAGCAAGGGCGTGCACATCGCCGTGCCCCGGTCCCGCCTGGGCATCCAGGACGCGCTCACGCTCCTGTCCCCCGTGGACGGCCGCGTGATGTTCATCCTGCCCGCGGATGCGTTCACCCTCATCGGCACCACGGAGACGGCCACCCGCGCCCACCCGGCCGAGGTGCGCGCGAGCGAGGCGGACGTGGCCTACCTGCTCGCTTCCGCCAACGCGTTCTTCCCGGAGGCGAAGCTCACCCGCGAGGACATGGTCAGCGCCTGGGCCGGCATCCGGCCGCTGGCCGCCAGCGGCTACCACGGCAACACCGACGCGGGCAGCGCCAGCCGCGAGCACGCCATCGACGTGAGCCCGTCCGGGGTGCTGGCCATCAGCGGAGGCAAGCTCACCACCTTCCGCGTCATGGCGCGCGACGTGGTCAACGCCGTGGAGCGGCACCTGGTCATGCCCCACCGCAAGTCCACCACCGATGCCCGCCCCCTGCCGGGCGGTGACATCGCGAAGCTGGAGGCGGAGTTCGCTTCGGCGCGGCAAGAGGTGGGGGACGCGCCCACGGCCGACCATCTGGTGCGCGCGTACGGCAGCCGCTGGCGCGCCGTGTGGGCGCTCACGCAGGAGACGCCGGCGCTGGCCGAGCCGCTCGTGGATGGGCTGCCGTACCGCCGCGCCGAGGCCGCGTGGGGCGTGTCCCACGAGATGGTCCAGACGCTGGCGGACCTGCTCATCCGCCGCCTCAAGGTGGCGTTCGAGACGCGCGACCAGGGGCGCTCCGCCGCCGTCCGCGCCGCCTCCGTCATGGCGCCGCTCCTGGGGTGGGACGCGGCGGAGACGGAGCGACAGCTGGCGGCCTATGCCGTGGATGCCCACCGCATCTTCGGCGTGGACCCCGCGGACGCCTGACCGCCTGGGTGGGCGCCGCGTCGCGACGCGGCACGCCGTGCTCGCGTGGGAGGCGATGGATGCTGCTCACGGAGCGTTGGCCGCAGCACGTTGGCCGGCACCGCGTGCCCGTCGAGCGCATGACAGCCGCCCGAGCAGCCGTCCTTCGTCCATGCTTAAATTGTTTCTGGGAACGGGACGCCGGGCTGCCCCGTTCTTCCCGGCCGCCTCCTCGCGGAGACGGCAGGTCACGGCGCGGTACCTCCCGCTGTCCGGGCACGAAGGAGATGCACCCCATGAAGCGTTGGCTTTGGCTTGGGCTCGGGTTGTCCGGTCTGGTGGCTTGCGGCGGAGAGCCGGACCCCATTGATGTCGTCCTTCCCCAGGCGTGTCCCGGGACCACCGACCTCTCGCTGCCCGGCACCACCGGTCTCTCCGTGCCCGGCACCGCGTCCTCCGCGCTGAGGGCGCAGGAGCCTCCGGACGGGGTGATCATCACCTTCAAGCCCAAGGTCACCGCCAGCGCGCTGGCCGCCACGGCGGACTTCGCGGCGCTGGTGGAGCGCGAGGGCGGCACGGTGAAGCGCCGCTTCCCCAACCTCCACAGGGTGTCCGCCCGGCTGTCGCCCGAGGCCCTGGAGAAGCTGCGGCAGAACCCGGACGTGCTCGCCGTGGAGCCCAACCGCCGCGTGTATGCGTCCAGACTGCCGACGCCGCCCCCGGTGGTGTCGTGGCAGGGCGCGTTCAACACCCAGGGGTCCGTGGGTGAGTACACCGACGGCCTCAAGCTGGTGCAGGCGCCGCAGGTGTGGGACGCCAACAACGACGGCATCCTCGACGTCACCGCGCCCACGGGTGAGGGCGTCAAGGTGTGTGTCATCGACAGCGGCTGGGACAGCAAGCACCCGGAGCTGAAGGCGGCCTACGTGGGCGGCAAGGACTTCGTCGACAATGACGACGACCCGTCCGACCAGAGCGCTGATGCGCTGGGCATCGTGACGGTGGGCGGCGGCCATGGCACGCACGTGGCGGCGACCATCGTGGCGCAGCTGGGTTCGGGCGGACGCGTGGTCGCCGGCCAGGAGCCGAACGGCGTGGTGGGCGTGGCGCCCGGCGCGTCGCTGCTCGTCGCCCGCGTGCTGGACGTGAAGGGCGGCGGCGACACCGACGACGTCATCGAGGCCGTGCAGTGGTGCCAGGCGCAGGGGGCGAGGATCGCCTCGATGTCGCTGGGCGCCGAGAAGCCTTCCGTGAGCGAGAAGGACGCGTTCGACGCGGTGTGGAACGACGGCAAGGGGCTGCTGTCCATCGCGGCCAGCGGCAACGACGGCACGCAGGGCATCGCCTTTCCGGCCGCGTACCCTGAGACGGTGATGGCGGTGGGCGCGGTGGATTCGCAGGGCGAATACGCGAGCTTCTCCCAGTTCGGTCCGGAGCTCTCCGTGGTGGGACCGGGGGTGGATGTGCTGAGCGCCACCGTGCTGGGCGCGGCGTCACAGTCCTCGTTGGAGGCAGGGGCGAAGCCCATGTCGTCGTCGCCGCTGGCGTTCACCGCGCAGGGCAGCTACACGGGCCGGCTGGTCAACTGCGGCCTGGGCGCGGACCGGGCCGCCTGCGGCAATGCCGCCACCTGTGACGGCTTCGTCGCGTACGTGGACCGCGGCGACTACCTGTTCGAGGAGAAGGCGCGCAACGTCATCGAGGCCGGGGCGCGGGCCGTCATCATCGGCAACAACGAGCCTGAGGATGGCGACGGCCAGTTCACGCTGGGCACCGCGTCCTCGCACTGGGTGCCCACGGTGTCCGTGTCGCTGGTGTCCGGCGCGGCCCTCAAGAAGCTCGAGGGCCAGATGGTGACCGTGAACATCGACGGCGTGGACTACCAGCGCGAGTCGGGGACCTCCATGGCCACCCCGCACGTGACGGGCGTGGCCGCGCTGGTGTTCAGCGCTCGGCCGGACCTGTCCGCCGCGCACGTCCGCGCGGTGCTCGAGAAGACCGCGCAGGATGACGTGCTGACGCCGGGCTTCGACGAGAGGTACGGCCACGGCGTCGTGCAGGCGCAGAGGGCCGTGATGCTGGCGCGCGCGCTGCCCCCGGGCGGCGGGCCGCTCCCGCTGCCGTAGCGTCTCCCTGGCTTCCGACCTTCCCCAGCGCCCCCGGGCCCCTTCAGCGGGACCGGGGGCGTTGTGCTTGCAGACACGGGCTCCTGATCGTGGCGGCAGGGCAGGCAGGGGGACGGGCGCAGGGGCGCCGGGACGGTGGTTTTGGAGGACTGCGCGTGCACCTTCCCAGATGGGAGGAAAGCCACGCATGAGGCGAGACACCTGGATGGGGCTGGGGATCGCGGGCGTGGCCTGCCTGCTGATGGGCACGGGGCCCGCGATCGCCACGCCGGACGAGAGGCCTTCAATGGGGCCGGTGGAGCCGTTGAACGGGGCGCCGCGCATCCTGCTGGCCCAGTCCGGTTCAGGGGACACCGAGTCATCCGAGGACTCGGCGCAGCCCGCGGTCGGATCGCCTCCCGCCACGCAGGCGCCTATGACGGGCACGGGGATGGAGGCACAGCAGGCGCCTGCCTCCGGGACGGCCCCTGCGGCGGGGACGAACACGGCCGTTCCCAACACGGGCGTGGCTCCGGGTACTGGCGGCGCGGGCAGCGCGAACACGGGCGCGAATCCGGGCGCTGGCGCCGCAGGCAACGCGAATCCGGGCGCGACACCAAGCACCGGCGGCGCGGGCAATGCCGGCACGGACGCGGACGCGAACCCGTTTGACGGAAGTCCCTCCGCGGACCCCGACCCGGAGGCCAGGGGCTCCAATGTGAATGCCGGTGGCAACGGTAACCCGGCAACAGGTGCGAATCCGGGCACCGGTGGCACGGGCACCGGTGCCACGGGGGCTCCGGCGGCGGCGCCCGCCCCCGCGGCCCAGGAGGGCATCGCGGTGGTGGATGCCATCTACACGGGGGTCGTGACCAAGGTGTCCTCGAAGGAGGTCGTCATCGTGGACGCGGGCACGCGGCTGCCGCTGGAGATTGGCACCGGCACGCGCATCCTTCGCGACGGCCAGGCCATCCGTGTGAACCAGCTCAAGGAGGGAGAGAAGGTGCGTGCCGTGGTCAACATCGTGGGCAAGAGCCACACGCGGGAGATCGCCGTGCTGTCCAAGGACGCCGCCCGTCGCGCCGCCGGGCTGCGCTGAAGTCCTGTCCCCCACCCGTGCCCCCGCGTCAGTCGGGCGGGGCGGGGCACGTCTCGGGGGCGGAGGTTTTCATCATGACGGTCTTCGACCGATACCGCAGTCTGCTGCACAAGCTGGCCCTCGTCCGCGCTCGCGCTCCGGGCGGTGATTCACCCGAAGTGGATGCGCTGCTCGACACGATGGACGAGGTCTGGGACGCCATGTCCGAAGGCGAGCGCGCCGCGATGGAGCGCGAGCGCGAGCGCCTGACCGCCGCTGCCCGTCCGGACGAACACGCCCT
This genomic interval carries:
- a CDS encoding S8 family serine peptidase; this translates as MKRWLWLGLGLSGLVACGGEPDPIDVVLPQACPGTTDLSLPGTTGLSVPGTASSALRAQEPPDGVIITFKPKVTASALAATADFAALVEREGGTVKRRFPNLHRVSARLSPEALEKLRQNPDVLAVEPNRRVYASRLPTPPPVVSWQGAFNTQGSVGEYTDGLKLVQAPQVWDANNDGILDVTAPTGEGVKVCVIDSGWDSKHPELKAAYVGGKDFVDNDDDPSDQSADALGIVTVGGGHGTHVAATIVAQLGSGGRVVAGQEPNGVVGVAPGASLLVARVLDVKGGGDTDDVIEAVQWCQAQGARIASMSLGAEKPSVSEKDAFDAVWNDGKGLLSIAASGNDGTQGIAFPAAYPETVMAVGAVDSQGEYASFSQFGPELSVVGPGVDVLSATVLGAASQSSLEAGAKPMSSSPLAFTAQGSYTGRLVNCGLGADRAACGNAATCDGFVAYVDRGDYLFEEKARNVIEAGARAVIIGNNEPEDGDGQFTLGTASSHWVPTVSVSLVSGAALKKLEGQMVTVNIDGVDYQRESGTSMATPHVTGVAALVFSARPDLSAAHVRAVLEKTAQDDVLTPGFDERYGHGVVQAQRAVMLARALPPGGGPLPLP
- the glpD gene encoding glycerol-3-phosphate dehydrogenase; its protein translation is MRSESAVLRSLPASTGVTPAPPPSRAERLRSLETESFDLLVIGGGVTGAGAARDAALRGLKVALVEREDFASGTSSRSSRLIHGGLRYLEHGHLGLVFESSIERRRLLQLAPHLVRPLAFVWPVYAGARVPRWKLNAGLMLYDALSLFRNVKAYQRLSLKQVLEAEPGIRSEGLKGGARYYDAATDDARLTLANALGASDAGAVVLNHASVKRLVMEEGKATGAVVVDHLTGAEHTVRARAIVNATGPWSDEIRQLDSGTTRSGPAVRGSKGVHIAVPRSRLGIQDALTLLSPVDGRVMFILPADAFTLIGTTETATRAHPAEVRASEADVAYLLASANAFFPEAKLTREDMVSAWAGIRPLAASGYHGNTDAGSASREHAIDVSPSGVLAISGGKLTTFRVMARDVVNAVERHLVMPHRKSTTDARPLPGGDIAKLEAEFASARQEVGDAPTADHLVRAYGSRWRAVWALTQETPALAEPLVDGLPYRRAEAAWGVSHEMVQTLADLLIRRLKVAFETRDQGRSAAVRAASVMAPLLGWDAAETERQLAAYAVDAHRIFGVDPADA